The stretch of DNA cCAGAGAATAGAACATCTAGATCTGTACTGTAATAATGTCTGTTCTTAAAGAGTTTCTAACCTGTCATAAGCACATTTGGTAGACGCCCTCACAGATGTATCCAGTTTGTCACCAGTAAGCCACACAAACTGAGCGTCTGAGCGCAGACGGATGTTCACCCACTGTTTTTTAGGTACATAACCGCAGGCAGCATTGAAATCCCCCATTATGATGAAATTCTGGCAAAATTAGAGCAGATAGAAACTGAATCAAGAAACAGGAACTCTTAAGAAACCACAGACGCTTTGTGGGTCAAACCAGGTGAAGAGAAGGCCAGGTGTGAGGATCACTTTCACTTGATCTAGACTCAGGTGTGCCTAATATAATCATTTGATAAACTATATGTACTGTAGACTAATAGTGTAAAATTTGGATGCACCTTTAATTCTTTATCATAAGTATTAGGTTTTTTTATACAGAAGGTATGAGAATTACCTTATGTAGTGatcaaaaatgttatatttgatttttcggtaacactttagtataGGGACCAACTCTCACTTTTAACTGGTTTCTGGTTACATATTGGCTGATATAAAGGACATATTAATGCCTTGTTCTGCATGACCATATTGTACATCCCGTAACCCAATCCAATACCTAAACCTAACctctacaacaacaacaactaccTTACTAGCTATTAATTAgcagtaaattaaaagtcataGTTAATAATCAACAAGTGTTCCCCATacttaagtgttaccaatttttCTTATAACACACTAAGGGTAtatatgcacactgcaaaaaatgattttcaagaaaactaattcttagtatttttgtcttgttttctataaaaatatctaaatttttttaaattaagatgcttttcttgatgagcaaaactacacaagaaaataagtctagtttttagaccaaaaatatcaaatttaagtgattttgtggataaaaaagcaaaaaaatctgccaaaggggtaagcaaaaaaaaaattgaaaatttttcttaaacactaaataaaaaaaaattcaagaaaaatttgcttaccccattggcaaatgtttttgcttgttttatgcacaaaatcacttaaatttgatatttttggtctaaaaactagacttattttcttgggtcgttttgctcatcaagaaaaagaaacttaatttaagaatgaaaacaagacaaaaaaatacacatttttttttcttcttgaaaataattttttgcagtgcaagtATGTGTTTTTTAATATCAGTAAGTTAATAAGAACAGACAGACATGAAGTCAAATATCAAACTCTTACCTCCGACTGCCACATTTGTGAGACGTTTTCATGTACATCATACAATTCATCGATTTCTTTCACAGCGTTCTCTGGGACAGTATGAATAGGGATGATGACAAAATCCTTGATTTCTGTTATAAGACACAGAAACCCATCAGTCCTCGTGTCCTTGGGAGGCACGCTCATAATGCTTaatcatataaataattttttctcaCCTGTTTTGGGAGTTGAAAACCAAACCACGAATGGCTCTCGAGCAAAAACGTCTTCATCTCCAGTTTGTTTGTCAGGATATTGATAGATGGATTTGACAGACACCATCTTCTGTCTGACATCATGGGTTTAATGGAAACTGTTATTATAGCCTCATTATTCGttacttttatatttattaCCTACAATGTAGGTATGGTGCATTTTGCAATGCACAAGTATGGTGCATTTTTATGTAGCagaatatgtaaggaataattgacgacgggccattgaattataaaaaaataatgcacacccaaggtgcaatgcggcatgTCGCGAAGAGAagtgccgttacaccgcgggtgtgcattattttcaaataattcaaaggaccggagtcaatcattcctcttataccacggttaccacaaacattgctctgctgcctatttttaagacatttgacaagttaggtgtgcggttatcaaaaattaatgcatacccacggaacatttctcagccaatcagaatacagcattcaacagacccgtggtataacaCACGGTAAATGCTATAATATAACAATAATTACAATAACAGTGAATTAtgattatatttattaatgaGTTACACACATACCTGTAAATAAAAGCATATTGCTCCTTATATGATTTCCTTCCCAGCCTCTCACTCAGGACGTAACTAAATTCATCTGTTTGTGTCTGGTACCTGCTGTGTAACACGTTAGTATTCACcaataataaaaatgcatttgcaTTTGCTTTTTTGTATCCAATTACTTTTTGCAAAGATTTatctttttactttatttagtGAAATATTTATTGTTATGACAGCTGATACATTAGTAGCTATACATTAGTTGCTAGTAAGAGGTATATTTACCTGTTTAAGTTAGTCATGAGTTGATCAAAAGCTTTTCCCTTAGCATCTTTAATCTCCAGTACAAGCATGAGGTCACAGCGAATGATGCTCTGCAGTGTTACAGTAATTATATCACATTATTTGTTTGTCTTGAGAACTGCATCAGTGTATATTTAGTTTGATACTCTTTTGCAACAAATAAAGAACTGAACGTATCGTAACATCTATTTGATCTTGTTTGTCATTTATCAGTGTCACAGTTTAAGGAGTGGGATTGTGGGTAATCATGTATTCATTCATGTTAAtgtatatttatgttatttaaccATATGATGCATGTTAAGCATTCCAACATAAGTAAAACACAATAGAGTAAACtatgaaatatatttgaaatcgcATTAATGTTGCATTCATTAGCatgcaaataaaaaatgtaagcttttaaAAGTCTCACCTGCAATATGATGTCCAGCACATCCGGATTAGAGACTTTGTTCTCTCCAAAGGATTTAATGTTGAAGGAGCAGATCTTCAGACTCTGAGCTCCTGTGAGGCTCAGCAGCACAAAGAAAACAGCCAGCACCATTCTGGATGAAATCATGAGAATCAGTGACAATCAAAACATTAACTTTCCCTCTGTTATATCTCTCTGTTTCCTGTGTTTTTCTGATGGTAACGCCTACTAATGCACTCTGTGACACACAATCCCATTATATGAACTGTAAAAACACAAACCGCCTGAGAACAATGTGATCAATGACACATCTGTCAATGATTTTTTGCTTGTATTCTGAGGGGGGCTTGGGTGGTCCCAGaccccctggtttttattaaaattaaaatactacatgaatttGAATGACATATAAAAACTCTTTATTTATGACCCTTGTTAAGCAGGAGTACATTTTAATGTAtagtatttacatacagtatttaTATAGAGAAAGAGGCCGATTGCCAGCCCATAGCGAAATCTGATTCTGCAGCCTTCGGAatcagtgttgccagattggaaATGTCCAAGTATCGTACCAGAACCTCAAAATTATGGTATTTGGAAGAAAATTATCAGACACAAGTCAAATGTGCAGAATACAGCTATTTTATCTAGACAAACAACTTTTGATAGCATGTAGATTTTCCCAGTAAATAAATGACTAAGTGTACCTTAGTCGGAGAGTCAAAACAACTggaagaaaagaaagagagTCATTCTCAACGTTGATTGGCTGAGAAGACATGGAGTTGTGGCATGAAGGGAAACAGCAAGTGCCAAAATTACGAAATCTCGCAGAATGAGTGCTGTTTTTATCCTATCCCAAACCCAACATCTTGTGAGATTTTGGCCATATTGGTATCCCTTCTAGCCGAAACCAAGAGATAGAAGGCATGCGTTACATGCATTCTCCTCACAATTATGATTGTAGACGTAGGATCAACAGATAGATCAATAAGTGATTGCAATGACCATTTAAAGTGTCACAAAATGTGGAAATTATCATACATTGTGGGACTTTTTTATAATTGATTGTACAAAGGTCAAAATTATGGTATAAATACGATAATTATCGTACATTTGGCAACACTGTTCGGAATGAAAAACGACCTTGTTTTAGCGCAATTTgagcttaactctttccccgccattgacaagttatctcgtcaattaaaagaaaacttgttcctgccaatgacgcttttcTGACGAGGTTTTACGGTAATTTATAATTCTGCTACTATAcactaggtggcactcttaaccaacttataaaaaaaactgaagcaactaattcaaaaacagtaaaaactctgtgtaggATTTGATTATTTTGATCacttcagctttttgctaaaaatttgaagaaacctacccatatttgagaggtgataaaaagagaacaaatgaataTAGGATGAAACGTTGTTCTGTTATTTgttgatttgtttgtttgtttgtttgaaagcagagtttatattctttcatttgacatattgtatgtttatatatttatagaagaaaactttctggaaggcattttgtgaaaatcacaaacaaAGGCTGCAAAACGCTGGCGGGCAATGAGTTAAGAATCTAAATACAGTTAAATTTGTTGTTCAATGTGACTGTAGCACGtgattttagagatatctgCCTTGCTAGCTTGAATAAAGCTACGGGCAAAATCTTATATTTATGGCAAGATTTTGGCTGTAGCTGTATCCATCAAGCCACAACCTCCGGAGGTGTTGCAAACATGCTTTCATGGCCCCCTAGTGGTGCAACTTCCCTAAAGGGACTGTGTGTTGTTTTTCTCCAAGCATCATGAAGTGTACTTAAAAACGGAGCTAAAACAGTTTTCAACATAAATGTAACCTAAATTAACGTATAAGAGAAAATAagttaacatatttttaaacaaaagccATTGTAATCACATTGTGTTTTTGTACTGGTCCGCTTAACCCAAAAAAGTTTTACATGTAATACAAGtacagtatttaaatgatttataaTGCTGTATTATTAGCATTGCATGTTCTTGTGAGTAACTTCATTGACATTacctttttaaatgaatttataTTTAGGGGGATATGTTGTGATATTATGCGATTACTGTACTAAAGCTGTTCAGAATGTAGTTTAAATTATCTAAAGATGAATCTCTGACTCAATCAAAGAGTTCGCTGCGAGCAGGGttcgaacctgcgcggggagaccccatTGGATTTCAAGTCcaacgccttaaccactcggccatcgCAGCTGCGCGTGACACTTTTACGTATTCACTTTTACGTATACAGTACGTCTTTACGTATTCAAATAGGGTTATTCCTAGCAACAGCTATTACTTCCCACACTTTCAACTAAAAGACGTCtataattttgtaaaaaaagaacCTATAGTTCATTTTGTAATACATGCTATAACTAATTTTAATCGGCACAAACTTATTTTCCAGTGTATATTCCCCTTTAATTAAAGCGCGCGTGTCATGTAGAAATAATGGCAGATAAGAATGGTGTTTATCATAATCTAAAATTGTCATAAGAAGTGGCCTCAACGTTATCTCTGTTTGGTTAAGTTACGATAAGTTATATAATAAATTAGAAGTTGCAACTCTTTACTGGGTATTTGAAATTTAGATATATTAAAGCATATCGCTGGCTTTTTGTAATAAATCATATCCACAAACGCAAACGACGTGACACGTGGTTCACGTTACTATTCTCAGCGCTGTATATGATAAAGACAGTTAAACGTGATCtaaatgttttcaaaaatactaaaattactaaatataaccatttttaaataatacatttaaaatgttgcaCTTCAGGGTGTACAAAGAAATATATCCAAAAGGTCTTTAAAACGCCATGACATTTTGAGCAATCTTGCGCCCCCTTGaggaaaaaaagtttatttcatAAGAAACATGTCACAGTCTCCACTCAGTTATATTATTTTAAGGCCAGCTGTGCACCTGACAGATGTCTCTAACCATTTTAATCGACAAAACATTATTTCCTGACTGTATTCTCCTTTAAGTGCAGCGCACTTCCCTGTTCAGAACGCCGTGAACGCGCACCAGTGAACGCGTTGCGCAGCGCCGCGTATCAGAAAGCGAGATGACTGCGGGTTGATCGACATTTCTGGACATTCACATACAGCATCTTCCATAACACACAGCTCTCATTTTAAGGTATGATTGTTAATAAGATATATAGATTTTACACATATAGCATACATAAATagcatatattaatattatataatcGTGCGCGCGTCAATGTCTTTCCAGTGCATTCATATGATCAAAGGATTAATGCTGATCTGATCTGTTACAGTGTAACAACAGGAAGATGCTAATGTAACAATATAGTAATGTCAAAAGTATTAATGTAAAAAGTGAATTAGAATGGAGTGTTTCTTATTATTGAAAGTCATGCGCATGCAATATCTAAATTGCATTGATATTGACAGTTTGTGTGTATACTAACTGCGGTGTTGACTATTATATTGTATATGTATCAGATATTATGTGTGTATTAGTTGTTTATAGCTATATGGAGAGATATTTGCTTTTGTTTTCCCTTACAGACCTTCTGTCGTTTAATTCTTCTTATTTACTTTTTCCAACTTATCTGTAAGCATTTGTGATGTAATAAGTCTAGTTTcttgaaaacaaaaatcaatgaTGATGATTTGAACGTTTATCCATAGGTAATAGAGGTCAATTATAGCAgggttgttttaataattttactttGATTTGCAGGATGGATTTGGACATGCTGAATATGTTTGTTATTGCTGGAGGGACGCTGGCGATACCCATACTGGCATTTGTAGCCTCTTTATTTCTGTGGCCTGCCGCTCTTATTAAAGTCTATCACTGGTGAGTGCTGGAAAGATCCCAAGatgctttcatttaatttcacCATGTCCAGAGTTTATTAGTCTTCATTGGTACAGACAGTGCTCATGACCTAGTTTACACACTTTGGGGAATTTCAGCatttcaacattttttttaaatacagttttGCTGTTTAAAGCACCATCTTTTACACCATCATTCACACTGTGATATTTTAAAATCTTACGCAGTCAGTTACAGTTAAACAAAACACATGACCTAAACCACAAGACTAAGcttatttgtcatttctttgCCACAAGCTTTAAACCGAAGCTTAAAAATAATACTAAGCTTTTTTGAGGGTCATAGTGTTCAGAGCaatggcggccggtgacttctcttccaaagtcacaaattcaaaatatgtgtacaAGGTGTCATGTGTGTTGATGTCATGCCagaatatgtgtttgttgcatcatgtgaaccatgtgcatcatgcgtcttgtcaaaatatgtgcctgctgaACACAGGTCGAAACGGTTTATGATAGAGACACTCACGTTCCAAAAATACTCGCActagacactaacttaacactaaactctgataaCACATGAGTTTAAGCGAGTATCTGACAAATGCGAAGgtcatttttatcataaacccttcaggcgcgtgtgcagcaggcacttattttgacaaaacgcATGATGCGCATAAgtttacacatattttgaaatgacgaaccacacacgacgggcaacatacatgttgtgacgagatTCACTTCGTGaaccctcgaaaaagaagtcatcgGCCCCTACTGTTTCGGAGAAGTAAAGTTTATCTAGTTATAGGGGTTATTTCAGTTCCTTCAGGTCTATTTTCTTAGCTAACACAACTGTTTTcaaacatgatttaaacagtCAAACAAACCATTCCCATACTTCAAACTTAAAACAACTGGTTGAGCAAATATCCAGCCATTGGGTGGGTGTAAATAAAGGGGAAAAAGAtcataaatacaattaaataaatgCAGACAAATATATGAATAGAGAtgtatgcactgtaagttgctttggataaaggtgtctgcaaaatgcataaatgcaaaaaatacaCACTTCCTTAAGTGTACTACCGTACATACATTAGTTTAAGCCTAGGTCACAAAAGCAGTTTGAATTATTGTAAATGTTATTAAGATTGTCTTTGATTTGTAAGCAGTAGTTTCAAGCAAATTTATGCTTACATCTATAGCAACTGTTTTGTGTTATCAGTGATGAAGGCAGAAGATTGCCCCTATGTGAAAAGTAACTAGGTGAAGGGTGAATCAGCATACAGGGCAAACTTACTGTAAACCAATGTGTTAAATATTTCGTATCAGCATAGTAAAACATTTGCTTTAAATAGTACATCCTATTCTAGAATCTAGAATCAGTTTTTGTTCATTGTTCTGCTACATGCAATCTTAAGTTTTTTGCTTATATCCGAACAATCTTACGCAAGTTATCTGATAGACTTTGGTTAGTGTCATATCTCAGAGTCAAACTGTACCATTAAAGCCATCATTTGGCTTTGGTTAGACAGCGTGTCAGTGTCTATTTATGAGAAGAACTGTTTTCTGACATACTGTTACCTAAGGCAACCATCACTATTACTTGGTGTTCTCAATGGTTGAAGATTTAAACAGCCTCCCAATGCTAAGTGTTCAATTTTGACATGTATTGTGCTACAGGAATAAAAATGATGATGCCTCAAATCATTTGGCTTATTGGAGAGATGTATCTTTTATAGAAAGCTTTATATAGATTTAGCTGACATAGACATTTATACAGACAGTGTGCACTGTGGATAAATAAAAGAGGTGTGACTATATAAACAGGAAAATAAAAGTACTAATAAGGAAACctaataaaaatgacatttatttagttaatgtcaaaatatgtgtttgttgcatcatgtgaaccatgcatcatgcatcttgtcaaaatatgttccTGCTGCACACATGTCAaaagagtttatgataaaagagacgctcatgttcacaaaatactttaATTTAAGCGAGTATCTGACAAACGTGAGGGTCTCtattatcataaacccctttgaagCGTCTGCAGCATAATGTGCATGATGCATATATGCTTACACAAcatgccaaacacatattttgacatgacgagccacacacatgatgggctaaatacatgtcgtgacgagcttcgcatcgtgcgtCCTTGAAAAAAAAGTCAACGGCTGTCAATGACtactttaaaactttaattatAAAGAGGACAGgacacttaaaggattagtcaatttattttaaaaatccagataatttactcaccaccatgtcatccaaaatgttgatgtctttctttgttcagtcgagaagaaattatgttttttgaggaaaacattccaggatttttctcattttaatggactttaatggaccccaacacttaacagttttaatgcagtttaaaattgcagtttcaaaggaaaCTAAACGatttcaaacgaggcataagggtcttatctagcgaaacaattgtcatttttgacaagaaaaattaaaaatatacactttgaaaccacaacttctcctctatctccggtcctgcgTGACCTCATATGTCATCACGTcaattgtttaaaattttaaatttttaaaagtgcatattttaaatttttcttgccaaaaatgacaatcgtttcgctagataagacccttatgcctcgtttaggatcgtttagagtcctttgaaactgcaattttaaactgcattaaaactgttaagtgttggggtccattaaagtccattaaaatgaaaaaaatcctggaatgttttcctcaaataacataatttcttctcgactgaacaaagaaagaaatcaacAGTTTGGATGacaaattatctggattttttttaagaaaatggactaatcctttaaaggcaCAGTATGTAATTTCCGCCACTAGAGGTCGCAAAACAACAATGACCATAGCTTTATGATGCTATTAAAAAGAATGGAAAGATGGGAGTTGTAGTCTTCACGATCTGACACGACTCACAAATCATGTTTGTGGATGATGtattgaaataaagttttagaACCATTACATTACAACTGCTAACAAAGTGGCATGCTAGACGTTACTACTGCATTTCACATACTTCTGCATGTAAACTTCTACTTTTTCATTGATTGATCACCTTATGGCATCAAACTATTAAAAGAGTACTGTTTTTAAATTGATCTGTGCAGTGCCACATCTATGAATGAATTTTTGCAAGAAAAGCAGGAACTGAGTATAAACGGTGAAACACTTCTTAAAACTGTGAATTCattgaattgtttttttttttttacttgttactttatttttttttgtaattcagTGTTTATTGGTTTTGACAAAGCATATAGAACATTTCGCAGAGTAGAAAGTAGAAATAGAAAGTATTAGACAATTATTATTATCCCTGGCCCTCCCCCCTTCCCTCACCCATCCCTTTGCACTCAGGACTTGAAAGACACAATATAGGATATAAACATCAAAGATCTGTAAGTACATATTTATACACATAAAATGGAATTTGAAACAATattaatgaaagtaaaaaaaaaaaaatgaattcatTGAATTGTTGAAACATTTGGGATAATGTAAGCATACACGTGAAACAAATCTGCTAGTGATTTTTGTATGTTTTCATGCAAAAACTTACATATTCTGCCTTTAAACAAACAGTTAAGCAGTTAAAACTTACGCAACAACAGTCTTTCACTTCCGTTTAGTTTCTATTGAGCAAAATGTTTGTTCCGCAGTCTCAAGCAGTGTGGtaaatgtgttgtgtgtttCTGATACTTTCATTCGACAGGTATTGGCGCAGGCGATTGGGTATGCAGATGGGTTATGCCGAATGTGAAGGATATCGCTTTTGTTATACTCACAGAGGGAATCCAGGCGCACGACCGTCTGTTCTCATGTTACACGGCTTCTCTGCTCATAAGGACATGTGGCTGCCTGTAGTCAAGGCAAGAAACTGCTATTTCATCCATGCATCATAATTCAGTTCCAACATGTTTTGTTTTGGTGCTATTAAAGATTCGTGTCGAATGCTCAAAAACAAACAGCAGTTTCATAAAACAGCCATCAAATCATGTGGGCTGAAGATTTCAACACTTATATCATCTCACTGTCAAATATTGTTACATAAATCTGTTACATTACCATTAACCAATGGATTAACATTAACACAGGAGAaacatattaaagggatagtacacccaaaaatgaaaaactatataaatttctttgttttgatgaacatgaaaaaatatattttgaggaatgtttgtaaccaaatcaatcagaggccccattgacttccatagaaggaataaagaatactatggaagtcaatggggccttgGATCGGTTTACAAagtttcctcaaaatatctttctttgtgttcttcagaacaaagacatttataaagaacaacatgagagtgagtaagtgatgacagaatttttatttttgggtgaactctctttaaaggtgcagtgtgtaaattttagcagcatctagtggtgaggttgagatttgcaaccaacggctcagtccactgctcatcccttgcttttgaaatgcatagagacgctacggtagccgccacccaaaaaaaaaaaacatgtcattgtcggagacaacttagtaaaaaagtttgtccgttaagggcttctgtagaaacattgcatcacaaaatggcgacttccacgtaaggggaccctttgtgtatgtagataaaaacgtctcatattaataaaaacataacggttcataataaaaaggtctttatacacccctaataatatagttttgtatattattttgcatttctgtcaagatatCCTTctgaaaattacacactgcacctttaaggaaCACACATAAATCAGGCCATGGAGTAAAACGAGTGCTTCGTTTTGCAGTTTCTCCCTAAAAATCTACACTTGGTTTGTGTTGATATGCCGGGTCATGAAGGTACCAGTCGGACCAGCGCCGTGGATTATTCCATAGAGGGTCAAGTCAGACGCATAAATCAGGTGAGATTGTTTTACACATTCATTGGTCAGATGCAATATTTTGAAAGCACCACAGAGGCCACTGACCTAATTTTCCATTATTCAGACCAGTATGTTTTTCTTGATGACACGCTGGATTTATTCGGCACGTCAAGAATGATCTGACTAAAGTATCTGGAGATCAGTGAATAGCCCTTGTGTTTTGATTTTCTTAAATCTTGGCCCAGAGCTAATCAGCTTTCTTTAAACAACACTGACTTGTTCTTAAAATAGACGTCCTTCTGCGAACACAGAGCACTTTATATCTACTTCAGAGCTTGAAATGAGACCGTTAGATTTTCATCTCATGAAATTGAACAATGATGAACTTGAATATTACTAAACATTGCATTTTGAAGATTGCATGATGAAGATCCAGTTGTATCCCTGTACTATAGTGCATATGAAGAGTTCAAAAGTTGTATTCTTGTAAATAAgtattttttatcaggctcttatgttttaGTAATTCAAAATGTAACAGTGCAAAAACTGAATCACACATAAGGGGGCGCTGTGATGTTTCTAGCTGCCACATCAGGTTTGATTCAGGTCCAAGTATTCTCAAGGGACCCAAGTTTAAAAAGTGATCTACGGTTGTTTTTTCAATCCTGAATAAATGTAAAGGGCTCATACTCATGTGGAACTCAATCTGCAGCTCATTTTAGATGTTGTGTCACCCGAGATTGCATTCATGGCCCATTGCCGTATCATTTAAGCAATCGGGATACTGACAACTGTATGTTTTTCTCTGTATTAGTTTGTGAAGAGCATCGGGCTGAACCGAAAACCTTTTCATCTGATTGGTACATCAATGGGTGGAAGCATCGCTGGTGTTTATGCTGCACGTCACCCCTCTGATCTCCGCAGTGTCACTCTCATCTGTCCAGCTGGTGAGATCTCCATGTGTGTCAATGTCTACACTTTTAGCAGATGTTattgtgtgtgaatgtgtgtgttagtgtgtgtgtgtgttattgtatgtgcaaatgtgtgttgttgtgtgaatgtgtgcgggtgtgtgtttgtgcacatgtgtgttattttgtgtgaatatGTTAGTTattgtttgtgtgcgtg from Paramisgurnus dabryanus chromosome 14, PD_genome_1.1, whole genome shotgun sequence encodes:
- the abhd6a gene encoding monoacylglycerol lipase ABHD6, producing MDLDMLNMFVIAGGTLAIPILAFVASLFLWPAALIKVYHWYWRRRLGMQMGYAECEGYRFCYTHRGNPGARPSVLMLHGFSAHKDMWLPVVKFLPKNLHLVCVDMPGHEGTSRTSAVDYSIEGQVRRINQFVKSIGLNRKPFHLIGTSMGGSIAGVYAARHPSDLRSVTLICPAGLQYPNESTFIQRLRELEDNPDPDEIPLIPTTPEEMEQMLKLCSYVRFKIPKQILQGLLDVRIPNNNFYRECFMELVGEKSRHALHENMHLISAPLQVIWGKQDQVLDMSGASVLAEAVPGCQVHLLDNCGHTVVMERPKKSAQLIADFINTNHNANNSTKKLS
- the LOC135718684 gene encoding deoxyribonuclease gamma-like isoform X2; translation: MISSRMVLAVFFVLLSLTGAQSLKICSFNIKSFGENKVSNPDVLDIILQSIIRCDLMLVLEIKDAKGKAFDQLMTNLNRYQTQTDEFSYVLSERLGRKSYKEQYAFIYRQKMVSVKSIYQYPDKQTGDEDVFAREPFVVWFSTPKTEIKDFVIIPIHTVPENAVKEIDELYDVHENVSQMWQSENFIIMGDFNAACGYVPKKQWVNIRLRSDAQFVWLTGDKLDTSVRASTKCAYDRIVLHGKKMIEAVNPKSVEVFNFKDEFGLTEEQALAVSDHFPLCITVNPAERR
- the LOC135718684 gene encoding deoxyribonuclease gamma-like isoform X1; the encoded protein is MISSRMVLAVFFVLLSLTGAQSLKICSFNIKSFGENKVSNPDVLDIILQSIIRCDLMLVLEIKDAKGKAFDQLMTNLNSRYQTQTDEFSYVLSERLGRKSYKEQYAFIYRQKMVSVKSIYQYPDKQTGDEDVFAREPFVVWFSTPKTEIKDFVIIPIHTVPENAVKEIDELYDVHENVSQMWQSENFIIMGDFNAACGYVPKKQWVNIRLRSDAQFVWLTGDKLDTSVRASTKCAYDRIVLHGKKMIEAVNPKSVEVFNFKDEFGLTEEQALAVSDHFPLCITVNPAERR